In the Flavobacterium sp. 90 genome, AAATATTGACAAGAACAGTTTAGAAAATGCATATCGATTATTTGAATCGAATGATATAGACAAAATAGAAATCGGCACAACCAAAGGTCTTAAGGCAATTCACCATTATCTATTTCATGATTTATATGATTTTGCCGGAGAAATAAGAAAACTCAATATTTCAAAAGGAGGTTTTAGATTTGCAAATGCATTATATCTCAATGAAATTTTAGTAAAGATTGAGCAAATGCCAGAAAACAGTTTTGAAGAAATTATTGCTAAATATGTTGAGATGAATATTGCTCATCCTTTTATGGAAGGCAATGGCAGATCCATGAGAATATGGTTGGATATGATTCTAAAAAAACAACTCAATAAAGTTGTTAATTGGCAATTCGCTGACAAAACTCTTTATTTGCAGTCAATGGAAAGAAGTCCTATTAACGATTTGGAATTAAGAACTTTATTAAAGGAAAATCTAACTGACGAAGTTAACAATAGGGAAGTTATTTTTAAAGGAATCGAACAGTCTTATTACTATGAAGGCTATGAGAAAGATAACAATGAATGAGTCTATTATTCTTGGATAGATGTAGATATGAAAAACCGAATTAATTTATTTTTTTTTGTTGGTTTTTTATTGATGATCGTGTCTTGCGGTACTTCAAAATCAAAACATCATTTACCTGACGTTTCGAATTATGATACTATAAAACCTGTCGTGACAAAAAAGTCTGACAGTTTATTTATCTCCGGAAAAAATTCGCTTTTAAAAAATAAACAAGGTCTTTGGGAATTGTATGTTGAAGGCGATCCATTACAAATTGGATTAACGACGGGCGCTTTATCAGATTCTCTTTTGAAAAAACAAGAACAGATTTTCTTCTCCAAAATAAAGGATTTGATTCCGTCAAAATTCGAGCAAAAAATGCTTCGTTATTTTCTAAAATGGTACAATCGAAAATTATATTCGAATGTTACTTCAGAATATCAATCGGAAATTTATGGTGTTTCGCAATATACTTCTCATGATTTTGACAACATTGCACAACAATATCAGCGAAGTTTATACCTGCACGCAGCACACGATATTGGTCACGCTTTGCAGGATTTGGCTTTGGTTGGCTGTTCTTCTTTTGCTGCTTGGGGAGAAAAATCTGAGAATGGAGATTTAATCCTTGGACGAAATTTTGATTTTTATGTAAATGACGCTTTCGCGGAAAATAAAATCGTAGCGTTTATAAACCCAAAAGAAGGTCACAAATTTATGATGGTTACCTGGCCCGGAATGATTGGCGCTGTTTCCGGAATGAATCAGGAAGGTTTGACGGTTACGATTAATGCCTCAAAATCTAAAATTCCGATGATTGCAAAAACACCAATTTCGATTTTGACTCGCGAGATTTTGCAACATGCTCAAAATATTGATGAAGCAATTGCAATCGCAAAAAAAAGAAAAGTTTTTGTATCAGAATCTATTATGGTTGGAAGTGCACACGATAACAAAGCCGTTTTAATTGAGGTTTCACCAAAAAAAATGGACGTTTATGATGTTCCAAATAGCGATCAGTTAATTTGTTCTAACCATTTTCAAGGTGATGATTTAAAAAACGAAAAACGAAATCAGCTTCAAATTGCCAATAGTCATTCTGAATACAGGCTTGAAAGAATTGAAGAACTTTTTACAAAAAATCCAAAAATCAATCCCAAAATTGCTTCTGAAATTCTCCGAAATAAAGAAGGTTTACAAGATAAAAAACTTGGTTACGGCAACGAAAAAGCTTTAAATCAATTAATGGCACATCACGGAATTATCTTTAAACCGGAAGAAAAATTGGTTTGGGTTTCGGCAAATCCCTATCAATTAGGTGAATTTGTTTGTTATAATCTGGATTCGATTTTTAAGGACAGAAAAACAAATCAGGTTGTTTCATTTCAGCAAAAGAATTTGAATATTGCCAAAGATCCTTTTCTGGAAACTATTGCCTATGCAAACTATCAAAAGTTTAGAATTGAAGATGACAATATAGATTTGTATCTGAAAAAGAAAGAAACAATAAGTCCTGAATTTATTCAAAACTATCAATCCTTAAACCCTGATTATTGGGTTGTGTATTACAAAGCAGGGTTGTACTTTTATCAAAAAAAAGAATATCTCCTTGCTCATACTAATTTTGAAAAAGCATTGACTAAAGAAATTACTACAGCTCCTGATAAAGCAAAAATTGAAAAATATTTAAAAAAACTCAAAAGAAAATTACAATGATTCCAGCAATAGAAAAAAATTCTTTAGAAGAAATTAAAGTTTTTCAGGAACAAAAATTAGCAGAACTTTTAACTTATATAAGTCAAAATTCTCCTTTTTATAAAAGACTTTTTGCTGGACAAAATATCGATATTTCGAAAATTAAAACGCTCGAAGATTTACAGCATTTACCGGTAACTACAAAAGAAGATTTACAAGAATACAACGATGATTTTTTGTGTGTTCCGCAGCATAAAATTATTGATTATGCTTCGACTTCAGGTACTTTAGGCGATCCGGTAACTTTTGGTTTAACAGATTCTGACTTAGATAGATTGGCTTATAATGAAGCTATTTCTTTTGCTTGCGCCGGAATTGCAGAAGGTGATGTTGTTCAATTAATGACCACAATCGACAGGAAATTTATGGCAGGTTTAGCCTATTTTCTGGGATTACGAAAATTAAAAGTGGGTGTAATTCGTGTTGGTGCGGGAATCCCGGAATTACAATGGGATTCTATTTTAAAATATAAACCTTCTTATTTAATCACGGTTCCTTCTTTTCTTTTAAAGCTAATTGAATACGCTGAAATCCATGGAATCGACTATAATAATTCAAGTATAAAAGGTGCAATTTGTATTGGAGAATCTCTAAGAAATCAGGATTTTTCGATGAATACTTTGTCTCAAAAAATCACCGAAAAATGGAATATTAAGTTGTTTTCGACTTATGCTTCTACTGAAATGAGTACTGCTTTTACAGAATGTGAACACGGAATTGGCGGTCATCATCATCCTGAATTGATTATTGTTGAAGTTTTGGATGAGAATAATATTCCTGTAAAAAATGGCGAAGTTGGCGAATTGACTTTTACCACTTTAGGTATTGAAGCGATGCCTTTATTACGTTTTAAAACCGGAGATATTGTTCAGCTTCACAACGAACCTTGTTCTTGCGGGCGACATACTTTGCGTGTTGGTCCAGTAATCGGCCGCAAAAAACAAATGATAAAATACAAAGGAACAACTCTTTATCCGCCTGCGATGAATGATGTTTTGAGCGGTTTTGATAATATCGAAAATCATATTATTGAGATTTCAACCAATGATTTAGGAACAGACGAAATCGTGATAAAGATCGCGGTAAAAAATCAATCTCCTGAATTTTTACAAGAAATCAAAGACCATTTCAGAGCTAAATT is a window encoding:
- a CDS encoding Fic family protein yields the protein MKNIDKNSLENAYRLFESNDIDKIEIGTTKGLKAIHHYLFHDLYDFAGEIRKLNISKGGFRFANALYLNEILVKIEQMPENSFEEIIAKYVEMNIAHPFMEGNGRSMRIWLDMILKKQLNKVVNWQFADKTLYLQSMERSPINDLELRTLLKENLTDEVNNREVIFKGIEQSYYYEGYEKDNNE
- a CDS encoding C45 family peptidase encodes the protein MKNRINLFFFVGFLLMIVSCGTSKSKHHLPDVSNYDTIKPVVTKKSDSLFISGKNSLLKNKQGLWELYVEGDPLQIGLTTGALSDSLLKKQEQIFFSKIKDLIPSKFEQKMLRYFLKWYNRKLYSNVTSEYQSEIYGVSQYTSHDFDNIAQQYQRSLYLHAAHDIGHALQDLALVGCSSFAAWGEKSENGDLILGRNFDFYVNDAFAENKIVAFINPKEGHKFMMVTWPGMIGAVSGMNQEGLTVTINASKSKIPMIAKTPISILTREILQHAQNIDEAIAIAKKRKVFVSESIMVGSAHDNKAVLIEVSPKKMDVYDVPNSDQLICSNHFQGDDLKNEKRNQLQIANSHSEYRLERIEELFTKNPKINPKIASEILRNKEGLQDKKLGYGNEKALNQLMAHHGIIFKPEEKLVWVSANPYQLGEFVCYNLDSIFKDRKTNQVVSFQQKNLNIAKDPFLETIAYANYQKFRIEDDNIDLYLKKKETISPEFIQNYQSLNPDYWVVYYKAGLYFYQKKEYLLAHTNFEKALTKEITTAPDKAKIEKYLKKLKRKLQ
- a CDS encoding phenylacetate--CoA ligase, which translates into the protein MIPAIEKNSLEEIKVFQEQKLAELLTYISQNSPFYKRLFAGQNIDISKIKTLEDLQHLPVTTKEDLQEYNDDFLCVPQHKIIDYASTSGTLGDPVTFGLTDSDLDRLAYNEAISFACAGIAEGDVVQLMTTIDRKFMAGLAYFLGLRKLKVGVIRVGAGIPELQWDSILKYKPSYLITVPSFLLKLIEYAEIHGIDYNNSSIKGAICIGESLRNQDFSMNTLSQKITEKWNIKLFSTYASTEMSTAFTECEHGIGGHHHPELIIVEVLDENNIPVKNGEVGELTFTTLGIEAMPLLRFKTGDIVQLHNEPCSCGRHTLRVGPVIGRKKQMIKYKGTTLYPPAMNDVLSGFDNIENHIIEISTNDLGTDEIVIKIAVKNQSPEFLQEIKDHFRAKLRVTPKIEFASKEILNPLVFNPMSRKPIRFFDYRVS